A genomic window from Paenibacillus sp. FSL K6-0276 includes:
- a CDS encoding sigma-70 family RNA polymerase sigma factor, protein MVEQGLIRAAQAGDRDALITLLREIEGHVYKTAFYILHNEQDALDASQEALIRVYTKIGSYEEKAQFKTWVQRIVTNICIDKFRRTKPTVSIDEHEMVFQDKHNVEREVLSSYLAEDIREAIDQLPEHHRTVIVLRYLQDFSYNEIADCLDLPLNTVKSYLFRARQQLQNRLQEYQKGGVSG, encoded by the coding sequence GTGGTGGAGCAGGGACTCATCAGAGCCGCTCAAGCGGGCGATCGCGACGCTCTAATCACCCTATTGCGAGAAATTGAAGGGCATGTATATAAGACTGCCTTCTACATTTTGCATAATGAACAAGATGCGCTGGATGCATCTCAGGAGGCCTTGATCCGGGTTTATACCAAAATCGGTTCATATGAGGAAAAGGCCCAGTTCAAAACGTGGGTTCAGCGAATCGTTACCAATATTTGCATTGATAAATTCAGAAGAACTAAACCTACAGTTTCTATTGATGAGCACGAAATGGTGTTTCAGGATAAACACAATGTGGAACGTGAGGTTCTATCCTCTTATTTAGCCGAGGATATACGTGAAGCGATTGATCAATTGCCCGAGCATCATCGGACAGTCATCGTCCTGCGCTATTTACAAGATTTTTCTTACAACGAGATTGCAGACTGCCTGGATTTGCCTTTGAATACAGTGAAATCTTACCTGTTTAGGGCCAGACAGCAGCTGCAGAATAGACTTCAGGAGTACCAGAAAGGTGGTGTATCGGGATGA
- a CDS encoding bifunctional 2-keto-4-hydroxyglutarate aldolase/2-keto-3-deoxy-6-phosphogluconate aldolase has translation MKKMKVLQNVASVGVVAVIRADSAEEAFKMSVACIEGGLNNIEVTFTTPDADVAIKRLVAEYGDRAVIGAGTVLDPLTARIAILAGSEFVVSPSFEAETAKMCNLYGIPYMPGCMTLNEMKEALKFGVDVLKLFPGSAFGPDYVKAVKGPMPHVNIMPTGGVDLNNMEKWIANGCIAVGIGGNLTAPAKDGRYDQITELAAQYVAKFKEVKGI, from the coding sequence ATGAAGAAAATGAAAGTATTGCAGAATGTAGCGTCCGTTGGAGTTGTAGCCGTTATTCGTGCTGATAGTGCTGAGGAAGCTTTTAAAATGTCCGTTGCTTGTATTGAAGGCGGTTTGAATAATATTGAGGTAACTTTCACTACTCCTGATGCGGATGTGGCGATTAAACGATTGGTAGCGGAGTACGGAGATCGCGCAGTGATTGGAGCAGGGACTGTGCTTGATCCATTAACGGCGAGAATAGCCATTCTTGCAGGCTCAGAATTTGTGGTCAGTCCCTCTTTTGAAGCAGAGACAGCTAAGATGTGTAATCTTTATGGTATTCCGTACATGCCTGGCTGCATGACATTAAATGAAATGAAGGAAGCATTGAAGTTTGGTGTGGATGTGCTTAAGTTGTTCCCTGGTAGTGCTTTTGGTCCGGATTATGTGAAAGCGGTTAAAGGCCCTATGCCGCATGTGAACATTATGCCAACAGGTGGCGTGGATCTGAATAATATGGAAAAGTGGATTGCAAACGGCTGTATAGCCGTAGGTATCGGGGGCAATTTGACTGCACCGGCGAAGGATGGTCGATACGATCAGATTACCGAACTTGCGGCTCAGTATGTGGCGAAGTTTAAAGAGGTAAAAGGTATTTAA
- a CDS encoding sugar kinase translates to MSKQLDAVTFGEPMAMFYANETGPLHEVFSFSKALAGAESNVATGLSRLNHPTGYVTKLGEDNFGHFIAQAMKKENIDTDNITFTKETSTGMLIKSKVVTGDPKVEYFRKNSAASKLSLVDFDEAYFNSAGHLHVTSISAALSKSCHEFSIHAMEFMKRQGKTVSLDPNLRPSLWPDTETMVNTINDLATRCDWFLPGLGEGKILTSLNTPEEIADYYLARGVSLVVIKLGPEGAYYKSSEGEGYVDGFKVEQVVDTVGAGDGFAVGVISAMLEKLPIAEAVKRGNAIGALAVMSPGDMDGLPTREELAKFMQQEV, encoded by the coding sequence ATGAGTAAACAGCTGGATGCCGTCACTTTCGGGGAGCCGATGGCGATGTTTTATGCGAATGAAACGGGTCCCCTGCATGAAGTATTTTCGTTCTCCAAAGCGTTGGCAGGTGCCGAGAGCAATGTAGCTACAGGCTTATCACGCTTAAATCATCCTACAGGTTATGTTACCAAGCTTGGCGAAGATAACTTTGGTCATTTCATTGCTCAAGCTATGAAGAAAGAGAATATTGATACCGACAACATTACTTTTACTAAAGAAACTTCAACGGGTATGTTGATCAAATCAAAGGTTGTTACTGGCGATCCTAAAGTCGAATACTTCCGCAAAAATTCCGCGGCCTCCAAGCTTAGTCTGGTTGATTTTGACGAGGCATACTTTAATTCTGCTGGACATTTGCACGTAACAAGTATCTCCGCCGCCTTATCCAAGAGCTGTCATGAATTCTCTATTCACGCAATGGAATTTATGAAGAGACAAGGAAAAACAGTCTCCCTTGACCCTAACCTGCGCCCTAGCTTATGGCCGGATACGGAAACGATGGTGAACACGATCAATGATTTGGCTACACGCTGTGATTGGTTCCTTCCGGGACTCGGTGAAGGCAAAATCCTTACAAGTCTGAATACGCCAGAAGAGATTGCAGACTATTATCTGGCGCGTGGCGTTAGCTTAGTCGTCATCAAGCTTGGACCTGAAGGCGCTTACTATAAATCCTCTGAAGGAGAAGGATATGTAGACGGATTTAAGGTGGAGCAGGTCGTTGATACCGTAGGTGCAGGTGATGGATTTGCAGTTGGTGTAATCAGTGCGATGCTGGAAAAGCTTCCGATTGCTGAGGCCGTCAAACGCGGTAATGCAATCGGCGCGTTAGCCGTCATGTCGCCAGGCGATATGGATGGACTTCCGACCCGTGAAGAGCTTGCGAAGTTTATGCAGCAGGAGGTTTAA
- a CDS encoding LacI family DNA-binding transcriptional regulator gives MKKLTIDDVAQKAGVSKSTVSQFLNKRFKYMSEATKNRIEAVIEELNYQPNGLARSLKQNRTHMVGIIVANIDYSLSIQCIRAIENELQQHGIQVIICNADENVEKESKYVETLVARQVDGLIIFPTGNNPSAYSRLIESDFPLVFMDRLVDGITTQSLLLDNEMAAKIGVGQLTQQGHERIALVSLPLGEHAITPRKERISGYKKAMEEAGLTLHEEYICSVPKEELATGLKRLLALPEPPTALLATNDITLAEILKYANRNAIAIPEQLSVIGIDDAEFAQIYNPVITTIRQPAYEMGMQAAKIILSSIEDKGASVPITYRFPPTLQQGQSVKSYK, from the coding sequence ATGAAGAAGTTAACGATTGATGATGTAGCTCAAAAAGCAGGAGTGTCGAAGAGTACGGTCTCCCAATTTTTGAACAAACGTTTTAAATATATGAGTGAAGCGACAAAGAATCGGATCGAGGCTGTGATTGAGGAGCTTAATTATCAACCGAACGGTCTTGCACGCAGTCTGAAACAGAATCGGACGCATATGGTCGGAATCATCGTTGCTAATATCGATTATTCGCTGTCTATCCAGTGTATTCGGGCGATCGAGAACGAGCTGCAGCAACACGGAATCCAAGTAATCATATGCAATGCCGATGAGAATGTGGAAAAAGAAAGCAAGTACGTCGAAACCTTAGTCGCCCGCCAGGTGGACGGTTTGATTATTTTTCCGACGGGGAACAATCCATCTGCCTACAGCCGACTGATTGAGAGCGATTTTCCGCTAGTGTTTATGGATCGTCTGGTAGATGGAATCACCACGCAGAGTTTATTGCTCGACAATGAAATGGCGGCCAAGATAGGTGTGGGACAGCTAACGCAGCAAGGGCATGAGCGAATTGCCCTAGTGTCCCTACCGTTAGGTGAGCATGCCATTACCCCTCGTAAAGAGCGGATCAGTGGTTATAAAAAGGCGATGGAAGAAGCGGGCCTAACGCTGCATGAAGAGTATATTTGTAGTGTGCCAAAAGAAGAATTAGCTACAGGTCTGAAGCGCCTTTTAGCGTTGCCGGAACCTCCGACAGCGCTATTGGCTACGAATGATATCACGTTAGCAGAGATTTTGAAATATGCGAATCGAAATGCCATCGCTATTCCGGAACAATTGTCTGTCATCGGTATAGATGATGCGGAGTTCGCGCAAATTTATAATCCGGTCATTACAACGATTCGTCAGCCTGCTTACGAAATGGGCATGCAAGCTGCTAAGATTATACTCTCTAGTATCGAGGATAAGGGCGCTTCCGTTCCTATCACCTATCGTTTCCCGCCGACCTTGCAACAAGGGCAGTCTGTGAAATCTTATAAATAA
- a CDS encoding ComEC/Rec2 family competence protein — protein sequence MKERPLLSFTVCWVAGSAVACLCSGSGLLLAWVGLIFLLVSLMVWGTMSWKYIAMLSFSITLSIGYWEWNEARNISGITEALGVTIAELNESSVEVRGTIVSVVERDGDRVDFIMKLSHMNLLAVGDEKASDPMDEQDKRVQGELIAVQIKLLAEQEIAVAGKWRRGDEVLLSGVLEEPAVARNIGGFDYRAYLHTKKIHWLLKGQGAENVRATVPDSWSPLTIFRLNDSARMVLGAELDQLFQERHSGYMKGLIIGMQDDLDPDTFKQFSQLGLTHILAISGMHVAVYVGVLLFLFRRLRLTKETALTLTFILVPVYVLLSGAGPSIVRAGLMSMIALLAARIGILKDGLNILAASALVMLIWNPYMLLSVSFQLSFLVTLGLMVYVPLMNPLLSALPRWLKGAVSVTLVAQLVSFPLTIYYFNQFSLLSFVANLVFVPFITFVVLPLGTIALLLGRLWEDVAEVMAQVTELLNNFTFYAVEWINEFTGGVLIWGSPSLQWIGVYYVLLYGLLYVAKLRKDARSAPQYMEDETRPLAEVGLPVNNYGVHGRSVSAQFAFGASMVGRWSGVIVLLSAVGLGILLYKGYQSDGQAGRGTISYLDIGQGDSILITTPSGAHILVDGGGTLNFGQKEEWRVRRSPFEVGAKVLVPLLKKRGIHRLDAIILTHGDQDHAGGLRAVLEEIPVSALLFNGTLVDRQFYIEMMRTALERDVQLHAVHQGMTLSPDDKTELSFLWPEGRDGKAAGTPPLVGIPLLEEQNHDSVAFRLEMNGRNFLFTGDMDLEAEEEIVQLARQKGISAGPAIDVLKVAHHGSKTSTGEAWLEFWQPAAVVISAGVNNLYGHPKAEVLERLQDNQAAIFRTDQQGEIQMRVRADRIEVRYKLGSKR from the coding sequence GTGAAGGAAAGACCCTTGTTAAGCTTTACGGTATGCTGGGTGGCTGGAAGTGCAGTGGCTTGCTTATGCTCAGGGAGCGGACTGCTATTGGCGTGGGTTGGGTTAATATTTTTACTGGTGAGTCTGATGGTGTGGGGAACAATGAGCTGGAAATACATAGCCATGTTATCTTTTTCCATCACTTTATCGATCGGATATTGGGAATGGAACGAGGCTCGCAACATTAGTGGAATTACTGAAGCACTGGGTGTCACGATTGCAGAACTGAATGAGAGTTCCGTGGAAGTAAGAGGTACGATCGTTTCTGTCGTGGAACGGGATGGGGATCGGGTTGATTTTATAATGAAGCTCTCACATATGAACTTGCTTGCAGTGGGTGATGAGAAAGCATCTGATCCTATGGATGAACAAGATAAAAGGGTCCAGGGGGAGTTAATCGCAGTGCAAATCAAACTTCTGGCCGAGCAAGAAATTGCTGTCGCAGGGAAGTGGCGAAGAGGGGATGAGGTCCTGCTTAGCGGTGTGCTGGAAGAGCCGGCAGTAGCGCGTAATATTGGAGGGTTCGATTATCGTGCTTATTTACATACGAAGAAGATTCACTGGCTTCTAAAGGGACAGGGAGCGGAAAATGTGAGGGCAACCGTTCCAGATTCATGGAGTCCGTTAACGATTTTTCGCTTAAATGACAGCGCGCGGATGGTCCTTGGGGCAGAACTGGATCAACTTTTTCAAGAACGTCACTCTGGGTATATGAAGGGCTTAATCATTGGGATGCAGGATGATCTCGATCCGGATACCTTTAAGCAGTTTTCTCAGCTCGGTTTGACGCATATTCTCGCTATTTCAGGTATGCATGTAGCTGTGTATGTAGGTGTTCTTTTATTTCTGTTCAGGCGCTTACGCCTGACAAAAGAGACCGCGCTAACGCTCACCTTCATACTTGTTCCAGTATACGTCCTCTTGTCAGGTGCGGGTCCGTCCATTGTGCGTGCGGGGCTGATGAGTATGATTGCCTTGCTCGCTGCGCGAATTGGAATACTGAAGGATGGACTGAATATTTTAGCGGCATCGGCACTGGTTATGTTGATCTGGAATCCTTATATGCTGCTCAGTGTCAGCTTCCAGCTGTCTTTTCTGGTGACCTTAGGCTTAATGGTATATGTTCCGCTTATGAATCCTCTTCTGAGCGCACTGCCACGCTGGCTTAAAGGTGCCGTCTCTGTGACTCTAGTAGCGCAGCTGGTTTCGTTTCCGCTCACGATTTATTATTTTAATCAGTTTTCGCTACTGTCCTTTGTCGCCAATTTGGTCTTTGTGCCTTTTATTACTTTTGTAGTATTGCCGCTAGGGACGATTGCGCTATTGCTTGGACGACTGTGGGAAGATGTCGCAGAAGTAATGGCACAGGTTACGGAGCTACTGAACAACTTTACTTTCTACGCAGTGGAGTGGATCAATGAATTTACTGGTGGAGTGCTGATTTGGGGCTCGCCCTCATTGCAGTGGATTGGGGTGTACTATGTCTTGTTGTATGGGCTGCTATACGTTGCCAAGCTGAGAAAGGATGCTCGTTCTGCACCGCAATATATGGAGGACGAGACGAGGCCATTAGCGGAGGTGGGTTTACCAGTGAATAATTATGGTGTGCATGGGAGATCGGTGAGCGCACAGTTTGCTTTTGGTGCTTCCATGGTTGGACGCTGGAGCGGAGTGATTGTTCTACTATCAGCCGTTGGATTGGGGATATTGCTGTATAAGGGTTATCAGTCGGATGGTCAGGCAGGAAGAGGTACGATTAGTTATCTGGATATCGGACAAGGCGACAGTATTCTCATAACTACACCGAGCGGAGCACATATTTTAGTGGATGGAGGTGGAACCTTAAACTTTGGTCAAAAAGAAGAGTGGCGCGTTCGCCGAAGTCCGTTCGAGGTAGGAGCTAAAGTGCTGGTGCCATTGCTGAAAAAACGTGGTATCCACCGTTTAGATGCGATTATTTTGACACATGGAGATCAGGATCATGCCGGAGGACTCCGAGCCGTATTGGAGGAGATTCCGGTCTCGGCATTGCTTTTTAATGGGACGCTAGTTGATCGCCAGTTTTATATAGAGATGATGAGGACTGCACTAGAGAGGGATGTTCAGCTGCATGCTGTGCATCAAGGAATGACCCTTTCCCCGGATGACAAGACGGAGCTGTCCTTTTTGTGGCCGGAGGGAAGGGATGGAAAAGCGGCGGGTACTCCACCGTTGGTTGGTATCCCTCTACTGGAAGAGCAGAACCACGACTCGGTAGCTTTTCGCTTAGAAATGAATGGCAGGAACTTTCTATTTACGGGAGATATGGATCTGGAAGCCGAGGAGGAGATTGTACAGCTAGCCCGGCAGAAGGGCATCAGCGCTGGACCTGCTATTGATGTGCTGAAGGTGGCTCACCATGGGAGCAAGACATCCACTGGCGAAGCTTGGTTAGAATTCTGGCAGCCTGCAGCAGTGGTAATTTCAGCAGGTGTTAATAATTTGTATGGTCACCCGAAAGCTGAGGTGTTGGAGCGATTGCAGGATAACCAAGCAGCTATATTCCGGACGGACCAGCAGGGGGAGATACAGATGCGGGTACGGGCAGATCGGATTGAAGTGCGGTATAAGTTGGGGAGTAAGAGATAG
- a CDS encoding dCMP deaminase family protein, which produces MTATYRKDWDTYFMDIACMVSTRSRCNRRHVGAVLVQGKKLLGTAYNGAPMGVPDCSEAGCMLSEQYEMEIVDGLETMVKKQRCIRTIHAEQNLLLFTDRSDREGSTVYVTDEPCWTCANMLANSGIVEIVYYRPYRKDMEKVEAMMAAKGIIFRQLENYEPPSETMIKVSE; this is translated from the coding sequence ATGACTGCTACCTATCGCAAAGACTGGGATACTTATTTCATGGACATTGCCTGCATGGTCTCAACTCGTTCACGCTGCAATCGTCGACATGTAGGTGCTGTACTGGTACAAGGCAAGAAGCTACTTGGTACCGCGTACAACGGGGCGCCAATGGGCGTACCTGATTGCTCGGAGGCAGGTTGTATGCTTTCGGAGCAATATGAGATGGAGATCGTTGATGGCTTAGAGACTATGGTGAAGAAACAGCGCTGTATTCGCACGATTCATGCGGAACAGAATCTTTTGCTATTTACAGACCGGAGCGACCGGGAAGGAAGTACTGTCTACGTGACGGATGAACCTTGCTGGACATGCGCTAATATGCTGGCGAACAGTGGAATAGTGGAAATCGTGTATTACCGACCTTACCGTAAGGATATGGAAAAGGTTGAAGCGATGATGGCTGCCAAGGGCATCATATTTCGCCAATTGGAAAATTATGAGCCGCCAAGTGAAACGATGATCAAAGTGTCGGAATAG
- a CDS encoding helix-hairpin-helix domain-containing protein, protein MNKGSIVLGVAVALLGGGLLWSSGSKGDSGIAGWETLNASMEQAIGVAEPGETSAAEGSEGSQQTKDDKQSAGKDAVRTVAAGKTDASGKAEDAQKVKDAAQTEQVVQTPVDEKGTAVAGQNAGGERTKAGGQTPAGDKSVEAAGALEVSASVASQEGKINVNTAGAKELMDLPGIGEKKAQAMIDYRNREGAFRSLSDLGKVKGIGPKMLEKLKPLVIF, encoded by the coding sequence TTGAATAAAGGGAGTATAGTGCTCGGAGTAGCTGTAGCTTTACTGGGTGGTGGACTGCTATGGTCGTCAGGGAGTAAGGGGGATTCCGGCATTGCCGGATGGGAAACCTTGAATGCAAGCATGGAACAAGCGATTGGAGTCGCTGAGCCTGGTGAAACCTCAGCAGCAGAGGGCAGTGAGGGAAGTCAACAGACGAAGGATGATAAGCAAAGTGCTGGGAAAGATGCAGTTCGGACTGTAGCTGCTGGGAAGACTGATGCTTCTGGGAAGGCTGAAGACGCTCAGAAGGTTAAGGATGCTGCACAAACAGAACAAGTTGTCCAAACTCCAGTAGATGAAAAGGGTACGGCAGTCGCTGGACAGAATGCTGGGGGAGAGCGAACGAAGGCAGGAGGCCAAACGCCTGCTGGGGATAAATCAGTTGAGGCTGCAGGGGCGCTGGAAGTATCCGCATCAGTTGCTTCACAGGAAGGTAAAATCAATGTGAACACAGCGGGTGCTAAGGAACTGATGGATCTCCCAGGCATCGGAGAGAAGAAAGCTCAAGCTATGATCGATTACCGAAATCGCGAGGGGGCTTTTCGCAGCCTGTCTGATTTGGGGAAGGTAAAGGGAATAGGACCTAAAATGCTGGAGAAGTTAAAGCCGTTAGTAATATTCTGA
- the comER gene encoding late competence protein ComER has product MKVGFIGTGSMGSLLIDAFLSSGALEPCDVLASNRSLNKLLELEKRHPGISICGSNRDTALGSDIVFLCVKPLEFKTLTDEISSCLRSEQIVVSITSPVQLHHLESALPSKIAKIIPSITHCVKSGTSLCIFGSRLNKEDRLVLLQLLSFIGVPLEIQEAHTRIASDFSSCGPAFLSYFIERWIEAAVEATGIEETLISRLAGEMLLGTGKLLTEGEFTPQELQDRVAVRGGITAEALNHLRTSLEGVFERLITTTHDKYDEDVIKLDELFGHDTINQGPKER; this is encoded by the coding sequence GTGAAAGTAGGATTTATCGGAACAGGCAGCATGGGCAGCCTGCTGATCGACGCCTTTCTTTCTTCCGGAGCGCTAGAACCGTGTGATGTACTTGCCAGCAACCGCAGCCTGAACAAGCTGCTGGAGCTTGAAAAGCGTCACCCCGGCATTTCCATTTGCGGAAGCAATAGGGATACAGCGTTAGGAAGTGATATCGTTTTTTTATGCGTAAAGCCACTTGAATTTAAAACCTTAACAGATGAGATCAGCTCATGTCTCCGGAGTGAGCAAATCGTCGTATCTATTACAAGTCCAGTTCAATTGCATCATCTGGAATCCGCTTTGCCGTCCAAGATTGCCAAGATCATCCCAAGCATCACGCACTGCGTCAAAAGTGGGACTTCACTGTGCATATTTGGCAGCAGGCTTAATAAAGAAGACAGGCTTGTACTGCTACAGCTGTTGTCTTTCATAGGTGTTCCCTTGGAAATCCAAGAAGCACATACCCGAATCGCTTCTGATTTCTCCAGCTGTGGACCTGCGTTCTTAAGCTATTTCATTGAGCGCTGGATTGAAGCAGCAGTAGAGGCCACCGGAATTGAAGAGACATTAATCAGCCGACTCGCTGGTGAAATGCTGCTTGGAACAGGCAAATTGCTGACAGAAGGGGAGTTTACCCCCCAAGAACTTCAAGATCGGGTCGCTGTTCGCGGGGGCATTACCGCAGAAGCGCTAAACCACTTGCGTACCAGTCTAGAAGGTGTATTTGAACGCCTCATCACGACTACGCATGATAAATATGATGAGGATGTCATTAAGCTTGATGAACTATTCGGACATGACACTATTAATCAGGGTCCTAAAGAGCGTTAG
- the leuS gene encoding leucine--tRNA ligase, with product MSDNQTNSIPAGGYQAQTIEPKWQKFWDENKSFKTGEDPTKPNFYALDMFPYPSGAGLHVGHPEGYTATDIVSRYKRMRGYNVLHPMGWDAFGLPAEQYAMDTGQHPRDFTDKNIDNFRRQIKSLGFSYDWDREISTTDPDYYKWTQWIFIQLYNKGLAYVAEVPVNWCEALGTVLANEEVIDGKSERGGHPVVRKPMRQWILRITEYAERLLEDLEELDWSESIKDMQRNWIGKSTGAEVNFGIEGHNASLTVFTTRPDTLFGASYCVLAPEHELVDAITTEAQRAAIAEYRVKASHKSDLERTDLAKEKTGVFTGAYAINPVNGAKAPIWIADYVLAGYGTGAIMAVPGHDARDWEFAKQFGLNIVEVVQGGNVEEEAYSGDGPHVNSEFLNGLMNEEAIAKMIPWLEEKGVGKGKVTYRLRDWLFSRQRYWGEPIPILHLEDGTMKTVPVDQLPLVLPDVDAIKPSGTGESPLANVTEWVETIDPETGMKARRETNTMPQWAGSCWYYLRYIDPKNNQELCSPEKQKAWLPVDLYIGGAEHAVLHLLYARFWHKVLYDIGVVETKEPFHKLVNQGMILGNNNEKMSKSRGNVINPDEIVEAFGADTLRVYEMFMGPLEATKPWNEKGVEGVHRFLSRIWRLFVNEEGKLNSKITADGGTDEFKRTWHKTIKKVTEDFEHLRFNTAISQLMIFINDAYKQETLSQEAAEHFVQMLSPLAPHIAEELWQLLGHEGSISYVAWPTYDEAWTVDAEVEIVIQVNGKIVQRALIPLDMGQEEMQAHALSLPNVSAAVEGKTVRKIIAVPGKLVNIVVG from the coding sequence ATGAGCGACAATCAAACAAACAGTATACCCGCCGGTGGTTACCAAGCGCAGACTATTGAGCCCAAGTGGCAAAAGTTCTGGGATGAGAACAAAAGTTTCAAGACAGGTGAGGATCCAACCAAACCGAATTTCTATGCACTGGATATGTTCCCGTACCCTTCAGGTGCAGGACTGCACGTAGGTCATCCAGAAGGTTACACAGCAACGGATATCGTATCCCGCTACAAACGGATGCGTGGTTATAACGTGCTGCACCCGATGGGCTGGGATGCTTTTGGACTTCCAGCAGAGCAGTATGCGATGGATACGGGTCAGCATCCACGTGATTTTACGGATAAGAACATCGATAATTTCCGTCGTCAGATCAAATCGCTTGGTTTCTCCTACGATTGGGACCGCGAGATCAGCACGACTGATCCAGATTATTACAAATGGACGCAGTGGATTTTCATCCAGTTGTACAACAAGGGACTGGCTTATGTAGCTGAAGTACCAGTGAACTGGTGTGAGGCACTGGGTACAGTACTTGCCAACGAAGAAGTTATTGACGGTAAAAGTGAGCGTGGAGGACATCCAGTTGTTCGCAAACCAATGCGTCAATGGATTCTGAGAATTACTGAATACGCTGAACGTCTGCTGGAAGATCTGGAAGAGCTGGATTGGTCCGAAAGTATCAAGGATATGCAGCGCAACTGGATCGGAAAATCAACAGGCGCAGAAGTGAACTTTGGAATTGAAGGTCACAATGCTAGCTTGACGGTGTTTACAACACGCCCAGATACATTGTTCGGAGCAAGCTACTGCGTATTAGCACCAGAGCATGAACTGGTAGATGCCATTACAACAGAAGCTCAGCGTGCAGCTATTGCAGAATATCGCGTTAAAGCTTCCCATAAGAGCGATCTTGAACGTACAGATTTGGCCAAAGAGAAGACTGGTGTCTTCACTGGTGCGTATGCAATCAATCCTGTGAATGGCGCTAAAGCGCCGATCTGGATTGCAGATTATGTACTTGCCGGATACGGAACGGGAGCGATCATGGCGGTTCCAGGTCACGATGCTCGCGACTGGGAATTTGCGAAACAATTCGGCCTGAATATCGTGGAAGTCGTTCAAGGTGGTAACGTTGAAGAAGAGGCTTATTCCGGAGATGGACCGCATGTCAATTCTGAATTCTTGAATGGACTTATGAATGAAGAAGCGATTGCGAAGATGATTCCTTGGCTGGAAGAGAAAGGCGTAGGTAAAGGAAAAGTTACTTATCGTCTGCGTGACTGGCTGTTCAGCCGTCAACGCTACTGGGGAGAGCCGATTCCGATTCTGCATCTGGAAGATGGTACAATGAAGACTGTTCCAGTTGACCAACTGCCGCTGGTACTGCCTGATGTAGATGCCATCAAACCTTCGGGTACAGGAGAATCTCCACTTGCAAATGTAACCGAGTGGGTGGAAACTATCGATCCAGAGACAGGCATGAAAGCTCGTCGTGAGACGAACACAATGCCACAATGGGCAGGTAGCTGCTGGTACTATCTGCGTTATATTGATCCGAAAAACAATCAAGAGCTGTGCTCCCCAGAGAAGCAAAAAGCATGGCTTCCAGTGGATCTATACATTGGCGGAGCGGAGCATGCAGTACTTCACTTGCTCTATGCACGTTTCTGGCACAAGGTGCTTTATGATATCGGCGTAGTGGAAACGAAAGAGCCTTTCCATAAGCTGGTTAACCAAGGCATGATTCTTGGAAATAACAATGAAAAAATGAGTAAATCACGCGGAAATGTCATCAACCCTGATGAGATTGTTGAAGCTTTCGGTGCGGATACACTGCGTGTCTATGAAATGTTTATGGGTCCTCTGGAAGCAACCAAGCCTTGGAATGAAAAGGGTGTTGAAGGGGTTCACCGTTTCTTGTCCCGTATATGGCGCCTGTTCGTGAATGAGGAAGGTAAGCTCAATTCCAAAATCACAGCAGATGGCGGTACGGATGAGTTCAAACGTACTTGGCACAAAACGATTAAGAAAGTCACCGAGGATTTCGAGCATCTGCGTTTCAATACGGCGATTAGCCAGTTGATGATCTTTATTAACGATGCTTATAAGCAAGAAACTTTGTCCCAAGAAGCTGCGGAACACTTCGTACAAATGTTGTCACCACTGGCGCCACACATCGCTGAAGAGCTGTGGCAGCTGCTTGGTCATGAAGGAAGTATTAGCTACGTGGCTTGGCCAACTTATGATGAAGCATGGACGGTAGATGCTGAGGTTGAAATCGTTATTCAGGTTAATGGTAAAATCGTACAACGCGCATTGATTCCGCTGGATATGGGTCAGGAAGAAATGCAAGCTCATGCGCTGTCACTCCCTAATGTGAGTGCAGCTGTAGAAGGTAAAACCGTACGCAAGATTATTGCGGTTCCTGGCAAGCTTGTAAATATTGTAGTGGGTTAA